A region of the Chitinivibrionales bacterium genome:
GCCGGGGATACTATCCTTTGCTTTTTTGCGATCGAGATAGTTCACAATAGCCAACGTATGTACCGGATATCTTCCTATGCCGATTTATTCGGCATAGCTATAAAAAAGCATTTTTCATAGAAGGGATTTAAAGAAAAGGCCCGACGAAAGGAGGAAAAGCCAGGAGTCCCTTTCCTTATAAAACATTTTCGTCCTATAAATTACTGAGTAAGCTTAGCGCTTGCCAATCTATTCAGGCTGATTCCATTTTCAGAAGCTTCAAGCGCCAATCGCCTGTGAACTTCCGGTGGGACTCGAACAACGAATTTCCCGCTGAAATGTTTTGATGCAATAGGAT
Encoded here:
- a CDS encoding toxin-antitoxin system HicB family antitoxin is translated as PIASKHFSGKFVVRVPPEVHRRLALEASENGISLNRLASAKLTQ